The Acanthopagrus latus isolate v.2019 chromosome 11, fAcaLat1.1, whole genome shotgun sequence genome segment gcagaggattaagcggcgtacatataatgtgtacagatgatggatggatggatggacagtaaaatgaaaattgtgatgcaaaaatgatcatttctaCTAATTGTGAATCATGTCAATCAATTCcagtgtgttttatatatatatttatgtgtgtgtgtgtgtgtgtgtgtgtgtgtgtgtcatgcagcGCGATTTTATTTCTATGTCTGATCCAACCCTGATAAGTCAGAATCCAACCCAATGACAGACATCAGGTTTAACTCGTCTAATTGATggtctctgtttgtttacttgctCACACAGAGGCGACATATTCATATTAAAGTGAGGCTGTTTCataaagttccttgtagtacgTTTAACACTGTTTGAGTctgtaaatgtaactgtaacttCAGCAGCATGTTCAACatctacaggaaaaaaaacctttaaaatcacatttcaataatatgatgataataataatataatgattaaaaagtgtttttgcaggTTACACTGTCACAGCGACCACGCTCCTGCGTCAAACTCAACACCACAATCTCTGATAAATATGCCATCgaaataaataaagagctgAAGACCGGGAAATATACTGCTCAGCATTCTGTTGAAAACCTCTTCACCGTGATTTTCCTTGATGACATTTGTTGATCGCAGAGGTGAAGAAATACATTGTGACTCTGGTGGAGACACAGCTCTGTTGATGAGTGAATCTGGGGAGTAAATAAATCCTTCTGAAACATTTGTGCAACATTTTTAGGCAAGGAAGACAAACATGCCACTGTGGCCTTGAGTATCTCTGTGAAGACTCACAAGGTTATCGTTACCATTTAATAATATGGATAATGTACGCATCAGCCTGTTTGTCTGTACAAACATTTCCACAATCTACCAACCAGAAGATAAGTCGACCCAGAAGAAGCATGTCTGTGGAAACATCACAACCTAAACTACAACAgaacattaaacacataaaatatgTAGTTCAGATACACCATGCGTCAGACTCGGCACAATCATATAACAGTCAGTACTTCCTGCACATATCAGATAATCTGAGGTTCAACATCGCGGAAGTTAAACAGAAAAACCACTCAGGAAGCAGAGAGTGTGAACTGTCAATTTCCACTTCATTACTGAACCAAATATGaagaggtggcaaaagtacacacattcgTTACTCAAGAAGTACAGATGGCAGTGTAAAAAAGAATCTGGTAAGAGTAGAAGTACGCAACTTCTCTATTCAAGTGAAAGTAATataagtataaaagtaaaaagtgtcCCTCTGAAGTAGATTTCTACCAGCAATTTCTGTGCAAAGCGAACTGAACAGCACGTCACGTTAATGTAAATCAAAGACTATTCaacttaaaggtagaatcagtaggatttcTCAGAGTCGTTCctaaacgcaccacaaagatACTGTATCtaattgttgagtctcattctcaggacGTCAAATGTTTGGGTTTGGTAAAGCATCTCGAGCAGAAACGGTGAGAAAATTAGAAAAATCCAGGCAGATACACATTAGTGTCGAACATGACTTTTCTCCCCTGTTTCCATCTTATTTCATCTTTTGTGATGTTTCTTCGCATCACATTTGTGTGATGTTGTAAGATGGGATCCAATGACACAAAATAGAAACAGTCAATAATCCCCCTCAAATGCATTCAAACTGAAGTTATGagcctgattttaaaaaatgtaaggagtagaaagtatatatatttgtcttaaaaatgttaggagtaaaagtaaaacaatatcAGAATAATATTCAAGTTAAGTAATTGTACTTTGTCACTTCCCAACCTGACAAAATGTTAGAGAGTTAATCTACTCCGTACAAAGAGGATCTACAGAATATGTGAGATGCGTCTTCCACTTTTACTCGACTTAACTGTGTGGAACGTTTCTTTAACCTTCACTGAGAGCTTCCGTGACAGACGAGCGGCACACTGGCCACAGCCTCCATCACCGCTATGCACCAGTCGTAGTACATACGCAGCACTCACAGCcctgtgtacacacactgaAGTCAATCAGCTGCGTTGAGAGCTGTACTGATATTTCAGCCTACTTGTGGCTCTTTACTTTCTTTGAGCACAGGGTAGGTCAGATAGAGAAGCACATTGAAAATAAACTAGAACTGAAATGAGCGATTAAAAGTGGCCGTCTGACAGTGAGGAGGTTTTAAAAGTGTGTCAACAAGTTTCTCTCATTTGTCTGTCAGGGTCTGTCAGGTCAGAGTCTTTATtaactgttgtttaaaaatcaaatcaactcTATGAAGGGGCTAAGCTAGGTAGCTGTGGGTGCAGCATTATGACAACTCTGCATCACTGTACTGCACATTGAGACAATCCTGAGAACGTCAGCATCCTTCAGGTGACTTGGatgatgttttactgtcaggaCTTTAGCAATAAGTCCAAAACCAGGAAGAATTTGaactcagagcagcagctgtgaggtCCAACTGAACACGTGCAGATGAATACCGCATTTCCTCCGCAGACTATGAATCTGCTCTTGCCcgatgctgctgtgtttttgttttatctcttgCTTGAAGACATAAATGAGACTAAGGAGTGACAGGGAGCAACACCAGCTCTGcaaccagaggaaacagaatgtTTGTTGTCTCCAACACTAGCAGGAAATGCAGCGTTTTTTCAAAGTTATTTTGGAAGGCTATTTCAAAGTGTTATAATCATAGATGAATCATTTCGCTTTTCTAATTCTATTTGAATTCATTCTTTAGCCCCACCAgtctctccacctccactgtGTGAGTATCAGTCTTACGTTTTCATGAACCAGAGATTTTAAGAAGACATCTCATCAAGTGGTTTATAAAAACTAAGAGATTTCATTGTTCTGTGGATTTTGTTGGCAGGTTCTTACACTGTTACACCCATCAAGTTTGGCCTCCAGATTGACATCACAAGCTCTCCCCCTGGTCACTACACCATAAAGATTAATGAAGTGGGGCAACAAGAGACTGGAAAGAAATTCAACGCTGACTTCGGTCAAACctcatcacatgacatcacacacctGAAGCCCTGTACTGAATATGAGCATTATGTGATGTTTAATGATGGCACTGATGGACAAACACCCTGTAGCAGCACTGAACATAAAACAAGGACATCTAGCATGAGTAAGTAAAAATAATTCATACTGTTGAATTGCaacttacttttactttaagaaGTGAACCTGTGTGTGAAACTGACCATCTGTGCATCACTTGTCTATCTGTGTGTGAAACTGACCATCTGTGCATCACTTGTCTATCGCAGGTCAAAGTGACATTAAAGACGTCAGCAACACTTCACCATGCGTCCCTGGATCTGTTTGTTACTGGAGTGAATGGGACATCAGCTCCTCCATGTCAACATCAGATCATATTACAGCTCAGTCGTGCACAAGTGACAGTAAAATATTCTGCATCAAACCTGCTTTCAATGATATTTGCTCAGATTTGACCACAACCTTCACTTCAGGAAACTGTTCTTCCTTCAGACTCACCAGAAACATCCCTGTTGGTATGTAGTGCAGAGTCCTcctgtatttctgcatgtggtgGAGACATTACTCCATCGTGTTTTAATGTATGTGCTGTTTTCTATCTTCTACAGGTTTCTTAAATCCAAGTGATATAACTTCAACAGTTCAATCTAAACTTCCTGCAAAGATAGACACAACATTACCTTCACAGTGTCGTCTCACCACTGATTACACCTGTCAGGGTAAGTGGAGAGACAAGAAGTACAGAGACTTTGTCTGTCACCAACACTATGAATGGATTTACATGAAAATCCTTAAAGGCAGAATGCACCATGAGATCACGctgtgaaaaaagacaaaaacaacagatatgatgataaaaatcagttgtatttaaaatcttttgGGGTAAGAGGAAGTCGAGTTGTTGTGATCGTGAAcaggtgatttatttatttgctgtccACATCTGAATCTAATCTGACTCCAAAGTGTAACTGCTCACAGGCGCTGTGTGGAAGcagctgatgaagaaatgttgtaattcttgtttctcctcagaAAATGGACAAATCAAGGAACTGTCTGAGCTGGAGCCCTTCACAGACTACAGCTGTATCGGCCACATTAAGGACATGAACAACGACACCATAATAAACACAACTGATATCCCCGTCAGGATTAACTGTGGTATGTTGAGATTCACTTCACCTCAGTGAGATGAGAAGAACAATCATCTTGTATCCAAAGATATCTTTGGACAAAACACCAGATACTCAGTGTTACAGATTCATAATGTGTCCTAACAGATCTTCAAATAATCAACATGAAGACAGGTGCAACCAACACCTCTGTCCATTTGAGTTGGACCACGACCAGTACCAACTGTCATGATGTTCTTCCAAAGTTTCCAAAGCTTTCTTatgactgcagctgctcacctgctcacaaCACGCTTGAGTGTAAGTACGATTATTTAGACTAACTTTAAGGTGTCTCTGAATTATCTTATTGACTTCACAGGAATGCATCTTTGAAAGTCCTTGGAGATCATTTCAGTGAGCATTTTACCTAAATAGTGAAATATAGTGTGGACATTAGAATCCTCCATGGACCTTCAGTAAAGTGCTCCATGCTTTAGTGTCCTGAGTGACAGCAGGTGTAAAGAACCTGCAGCAGGTCAACAAGTTATGACATCACATGAACTGTGGCACAGAAATAACATGTCAGAGATTAAAATCTTTGTTTCTATATGAAGGAACGAGGTCAGAAAAAACACTTACTGCTAAAAGTTGCTGCACGGTTAAAGATGAGCTGGTTGTTCATCAGAAAGACGTCTGATTATATTTAGCCTCAGTTTTCACAGGCTGgttatttgattgattgatcactCAGTCAGTTGGTCGGTCGATCAGTTggtggattgattgattgactgactgattttctGACTCCATTTTCTAGTCACTTAATAGGTAACTTGACTGACAAAACAGTCTGCTGTATGTTTTcttaattgtttgtttcatttttattcaatcaAACAATAAACCAGATAATAAAACTGTGTTACAGTGATTGTTTTCAAAGATCCACCAGGAGGAACATGTGAGATTAAAGGATTGCAATCGTACACCAACCACACCTGTACAGTCCAACCCAAATACAACAACAACCTTGAGGGAACATCAGCTGAAGTTAGACAGAAAACTGAGACTGGAAGTAAGTGTGAAAATCTTTTGGAGGAGATTACAACAACACATGTCTCATACAAACAGACTATCCTgacagtttattcattcatcctTTGTGTTTCACATAGTGTTGaagt includes the following:
- the LOC119028204 gene encoding uncharacterized protein LOC119028204 — its product is MAGLCGVQVLLLWAGVTLANTPPVSPPPLCSYTVTPIKFGLQIDITSSPPGHYTIKINEVGQQETGKKFNADFGQTSSHDITHLKPCTEYEHYVMFNDGTDGQTPCSSTEHKTRTSSMSQSDIKDVSNTSPCVPGSVCYWSEWDISSSMSTSDHITAQSCTSDSKIFCIKPAFNDICSDLTTTFTSGNCSSFRLTRNIPVGFLNPSDITSTVQSKLPAKIDTTLPSQCRLTTDYTCQENGQIKELSELEPFTDYSCIGHIKDMNNDTIINTTDIPVRINCDLQIINMKTGATNTSVHLSWTTTSTNCHDVLPKFPKLSYDCSCSPAHNTLELIVFKDPPGGTCEIKGLQSYTNHTCTVQPKYNNNLEGTSAEVRQKTETGIPDAVTIVWMQSPEKNVIKADCYHPGRFNGPEKKFIARLYVSGEALKLLKEETQENCYFVFKDLSNSTTHMVKVTAFNGEYESSPFIQYDYTSYKTNGIVFIFRLSLITIGIIIMITFVVIYNRKSRDDAIVDVRLQSTAVYVDERHPGLRKRA